Proteins found in one Triticum urartu cultivar G1812 chromosome 4, Tu2.1, whole genome shotgun sequence genomic segment:
- the LOC125550228 gene encoding glycine-rich RNA-binding protein blt801, with protein MADVEYRCFVGGLAWATDDQSLQNAFSKYGDVIDSKIITDRETGRSRGFGFVTFASDEAMRQAIEAMNGQDLDGRNITVNEAQSRRSGGGGGGFSGGGGGGYGGQRREGGGGGYGGGGGGYGGGRSGGGGGYGSREGGGGYGGGGGGGGYGGSRGGSGGGNWRE; from the exons atggcGGACGTCGAGTACCGCTGCTTCGTCGGCGGCCTCGCCTGGGCCACCGACGACCAGTCCCTCCAGAACGCCTTCTCCAAGTACGGCGACGTCATCGACTCCAAG ATCATCACTGACAGGGAGACGGGCCGTTCCCGCGGGTTCGGGTTCGTCACCTTCGCGTCGGACGAGGCGATGCGCCAGGCGATCGAGGCCATGAACGGCCAGGACCTGGACGGCCGCAACATCACCGTCAACGAGGCCCAGTCCCGCCgctccggcggaggcggcggcggcttcagCGGCGGAGGCGGTGGCGGCTACGGCGGCCAGCGccgcgagggcggcggcggcggctacggcggcggcggcggcggctacggaGGTGGccgcagcggcggcggcggtggctacGGCAGCCGTGAGGGCGGCGGCGGTtacggcggaggcggcggcggcggcggctacggcggcagccgcggcggctccggcggcggcaaCTGGAGGGAGTGA